One Caretta caretta isolate rCarCar2 chromosome 24, rCarCar1.hap1, whole genome shotgun sequence genomic region harbors:
- the BNIPL gene encoding bcl-2/adenovirus E1B 19 kDa-interacting protein 2-like protein: MGSYVYDEKLQPQSDQKDPEKQAVAKQREGAVSIQDMELKEEWQDEEFPGPLPEEVSEEDLEDSGGEPSPVAPNTLELCGKRHMKKRLPAPDLSLSLDRAEGSVLSGDYPDRTPDGSLDINVDELETPSESELLDGPEGGHDFDWEDELPGARRLDSSLLEEKLSEGRMVDVEDKDGRKWRIFLTDEQEQKVDLSIVEPYKRVISHGGYYGEGLNAIILFASCYLPHSSIPDYPYVMEHLFRYIIGTLEVMVAESYILVCLNGATLRSQIPSFGWIKQCYRTIDRRLRKNLKAMIIVHPTWYVKALMTVIRPFLSSKFGRKVQFVDSLWELSQQIPLEQVHIPDCIRQLDHSWNSPRDTQR; the protein is encoded by the exons CGACCAGAAGGATCCGGAGAAGCAGGCCGTGGCCAAGCAGCGGGAGGGAGCCGTATCCATCCAGGACATGGAGCTGAAGGAGGAGTGGCAAGACGAGGAGTTCCCGGG GCCTCTCCCGGAGGAGGTCTCTGAGGAGGACCTTGAAGACTCCGgcggggagcccagcccag tcgcCCCCAACACCCTGGAGCTTTGTGGGAAGCGGCATATGAAGAAGCGGCTGCCGGCGCCAGATCTCAGCCTGTCTTTGGACCGGGCCGAGGGCTCGGTGCTGTCGGGCGACTACCCGGACCGCACGCCGGACGGCAGCCTGGACATCAACGTGGACGAGCTGGAGACGCCGTCCGAGAGTGAGCTGCTGGATGGGCCTGAGGGCGGCCATGACTTCGACTGGGAAG ATGAACTGCCCGGGGCCCGGCGCCTGGACAGCAGCCTGCTTGAGGAGAAACTCAGTGAGGGGCGCATGGTGGACGTTGAGGACAAGGACGGACGGAAGTGGAGGATTTTCCTGACGGACGAGCAGGAGCAGAAAGTGGATCTGAGCATCGTCGAGCCCTACAAGAGGGTCATCTCCCATGGAG GGTACTACGGGGAAGGCCTCAATGCCATCATCCTCTTTGCCTCCTGCTACCTGCCCCACAGCAGCATCCCTGACTATCCGTACGTGATGGAGCACCTGTTCAG GTACATCATTGGGACCCTGGAGGTGATGGTGGCAGAAAGCTACATACTGGTGTGTCTAAATGGTGCCACGCTCCGCAGCCAGATCCCGTCCTTCGGCTGGATAAAGCAATGCTACCGGACCATTGACCGGCG GCTCCGTAAGAACCTGAAGGCCATGATTATTGTCCATCCCACCTGGTACGTCAAGGCGCTGATGACCGTTATCCGCCCCTTCCTCAG CTCCAAGTTTGGCAGGAAAGTGCAGTTCGTGGACAGCCTGTGGGAGCTGTCGCAACAGATTCCTCTTGAGCAAGTGCACATCCCCGACTGCATCCGACA GCTGGATCACAGCTGGAACAGCCCCAGGGACACACAGCGGTGA
- the C24H1orf56 gene encoding protein MENT: MRMGLLPGALALLLALQAALALAVGPGGRNQPQEATAHSSSTMISGMTAPTAMATLSDALARATMPEVGGQTLEASSKKVVTPGNGVGYEFTTANGEEYEVITGSNSGYEVTTGNDILSNTTGSGGVIGVGDTRYKWLAWSKWYCNCEMGSMSRVRDIAYTVPSLQLDPDDYNALRFQRVACSYSHCKCSHKHRECEHAKVTCDAPNLYLCAVRDVRRARYRQARHFWIRVRMELKGLWKSIREAFSQLKEEHS, encoded by the exons ATGAGGATGGGGCTGCTCCCTGgtgccctggccctgctcctggccctgcaggCGGCCTTGGCCCTGGCTGTAGGCCCAGGGGGGCGCAACCAGCCCCAAGAAGCCACTGCCCACTCATCCTCCACGATGATCAGTGGCATGACAGCCCCGACCGCCATGGCGACACTCTCCGATGCCTTGGCTAGGGCCACCATGCCCGAGGTTGGTGGGCAGACCCTGGAGGCCTCAAGCAAGAAAGTGGTCACCCCGGGCAACGGTGTAGGCTATGAGTTCACCACGGCCAACGGTGAAGAGTATGAGGTCATCACCGGCAGCAACAGCGGGTATGAGGTCACCACGGGCAACGATATCCTGAGCAACACCACGGGCTCTGGGGGAGTGATCGGCGTGGGAGACACCCGCTACAAGTGGCTGGCGTGGAGCAAGTGGTATTGCAACTGTGAGATGGGTAGCATGTCCCGGGTGCGAGACATCGCCTACACGGTGCCCAGCCTGCAGCTAGATCCAGACGACTACAACGCCCTCCGCTTCCAGCGCGTAGCTTGCAGCTACAGTCACTGCAAGTGCAGCCACAAGCACCGTGAGTGCGAGCATGCGAAGGTGACCTGCGATGCCCCCAACCTCTACCTGTGCGCTGTCAGGGATGTCCGGCGGGCCCGGTACCGCCAGGCTCGGCACTTCTGGATACGAGTCCGCATGGAGCTCAAGGGGCTGTGGAAGAGCATCCGAGAGGCCTTCTCCCAGCTCAAGGAG GAACACAGCTGA